In a single window of the Aquarana catesbeiana isolate 2022-GZ linkage group LG13, ASM4218655v1, whole genome shotgun sequence genome:
- the RXFP4 gene encoding relaxin-3 receptor 2, whose protein sequence is MDLNFSAAPTWNITQYDASVDYDAAIPTYGLVSFQILIAVIYSLVCTVGLLGNFFVMYLIRIKRATGLTAIDIFVFCLALSDFQFAFTLPFWAVDAIMDFSWLFGHPMCKIVLTMTVLSVYYNVFLLTAMAATRYWLVASALSLRCTVSTTVAKWISFTLWLLALVATIPTIIFASTKEVLGDQLCLLKFPEKKWLAIYHIQRITIAFVIPLFVISTSYIMLLNFLRQHRVNANNQHRQSKITNSIQMVIIVFFVCWFPNHAGVLWGILMKFEVVQWSHAYYYFHTYVYPITVCLAHSNSCLNPVIYCLMRKEFRKSLMVVFRQIKGMVIGFLPSANRAYVDQETVVPLYRKSSFPLTNSKEYHGPSISTITILPESLPKDQIQNNGSTLKETAID, encoded by the coding sequence ATGGATCTCAACTTCTCGGCAGCGCCTACTTGGAACATCACGCAATACGATGCCAGCGTGGATTACGATGCTGCCATCCCAACTTATGGACTGGTGAGTTTCCAAATCCTTATTGCCGTCATCTATTCCTTGGTCTGCACGGTGGGGCTCCTGGGCAACTTCTTCGTCATGTACCTGATAAGGATAAAGAGAGCCACCGGCCTCACCGCCATCGATATTTTTGTCTTCTGTCTAGCGCTGAGCGATTTCCAGTTTGCCTTCACCTTGCCCTTCTGGGCTGTGGATGCCATCATGGATTTCAGCTGGCTGTTTGGACACCCCATGTGCAAAATTGTCCTCACCATGACAGTGCTGAGTGTATACTACAATGTGTTCCTCCTGACTGCCATGGCGGCGACGAGGTACTGGTTGGTGGCTTCGGCACTGAGCCTCAGGTGTACCGTGTCCACCACGGTAGCCAAGTGGATCAGCTTCACTCTTTGGCTTTTAGCCCTTGTGGCCACCATACCCACCATTATATTTGCCAGCACCAAAGAGGTCCTGGGGGATCAACTCTGCCTGTTGAAGTTTCCAGAAAAAAAGTGGTTGGCCATCTACCACATCCAAAGGATTACCATCGCGTTTGTCATACCTCTTTTTGTCATATCTACATCCTACATAATGCTGCTGAACTTTTTGAGGCAACACAGGGTGAACGCCAACAACCAGCATCGACAGAGCAAGATCACCAACTCCATCCAGATGGTTATTATAGTCTTCTTCGTCTGCTGGTTCCCCAACCATGCTGGCGTTTTATGGGGTATTCTCATGAAGTTTGAAGTGGTCCAATGGAGCCACGCCTACTATTACTTCCATACCTACGTCTACCCCATTACGGTATGCCTCGCCCACAGCAACAGCTGCCTGAACCCCGTCATTTACTGCCTAATGAGGAAGGAATTTCGGAAGTCCCTAATGGTGGTGTTTAGGCAAATAAAGGGCATGGTCATTGGCTTTTTGCCATCAGCCAATCGTGCTTACGTGGATCAGGAGACGGTGGTGCCTCTTTACCGAAAGTCAAGCTTTCCCCTCACCAATAGTAAGGAATATCACGGACCTTCAATTTCCACCATCACAATCCTTCCTGAAAGTCTACCCAAGGACCAAATTCAAAACAATGGGTCGACGTTGAAGGAGACCGCAATAGATTAG